Proteins encoded within one genomic window of Girardinichthys multiradiatus isolate DD_20200921_A chromosome 21, DD_fGirMul_XY1, whole genome shotgun sequence:
- the klhl15 gene encoding kelch-like protein 15, whose protein sequence is MSDGARAAWSKRGCGDSHRREPGKHKHRKCERALSAQPSQPVIIRPGSKRCVMSGGDVEVYLSQVHDGSVSSGFRALYEERLLLDVTLMIEEHHFQAHKALLATQSDYFRVMFTADMRERDQDKIHMKGLTAAGFGHILRFMYYGSLELSMPTVQEILQAAMYVQLTEAVEFCCSFLLAKICLENCAEVMRLLEDFSVGVEGVQEQLDNFLLENFVPLMSRSDFLSYLSLERLQAYLNSDALSRYPEIELYEAVQGWLRHDRRRWRHTDTIVQSIRFCLMTPADIFEKVKTSEFYRYSRQLRQEVDQALSYFHDVNQQPLMETRSNRIRSVRPQTAVFRGMIGHSMVNSKILLLQRPKVWWELEGPQVPLRPDCLAIVNNFAFLLGGEELGPDGEFHASSKVYRYDPRQNSWLRMADMSVPRSEFAVGVIGKFIYAVAGRTRDETFYSTERYDITEDRWEFVDPYPVNKYGHEGTVLNGKLYITGGITSSSTSKQVCVFDPGREAGGGGGGGGSDSHRTRTARGPLLPGTHASCWENKSKMNYARCFHKMISHNGKLYVFGGVCVILRASFESQGCPSTEVYDPETDEWTILASMPIGRSGHGVAVLDRQIMVLGGLCYNGHYSDSILTFDPDENKWKEDEYPRMPCKLDGLQVCSLHFPEYVLEHVRRCS, encoded by the exons ATGTCCGACGGAGCCAGAGCTGCCTGGTCGAAGAGGGGTTGTGGGGATTCGCACCGCCGAG AACCGGGGAAACATAAACACAGGAAATGCGAGCGGGCCCTTAGCGCTCAGCCGTCACAGCCTGTGATCATTCGCCCGGGCTCCAAAAG GTGTGTTATGTCGGGGGGAGATGTGGAGGTATACCTGTCCCAGGTGCACGATGGGAGCGTGTCATCGGGTTTCCGTGCGCTGTACGAGGAGCGTCTGCTGCTGGATGTCACGCTGATGATAGAGGAACACCACTTCCAG GCCCACAAGGCGCTGCTGGCCACCCAGAGCGACTACTTCCGGGTCATGTTCACAGCTGACATGAGGGAGCGGGACCAGGATAAGATCCACATGAAAGGGCTGACAGCTGCTGGCTTCGGCCACATTCTCAGATTCATGTATTACGGTTCTCTGGAGCTCAGTATGCCCACCGTGCAGGAGATCCTGCAG GCGGCCATGTATGTCCAGCTGACGGAGGCAGTGGAGTTCTGCTGCTCCTTcctgttggctaagatctgtcTGGAGAACTGTGCCGAGGTCATGCGCCTCCTGGAGGACTTCAGCGTCGGCGTGGAGGGCGTCCAGGAGCAGCTTGACAACTTCCTCCTCGAAAACTTTGTCCCTCTGATGAGCCGGTCCGACTTCCTGTCCTACCTCAGCCTGGAGAGACTCCAG GCCTACCTGAACAGCGATGCTCTGAGTCGCTACCCAGAAATCGAGCTGTACGAGGCTGTCCAGGGGTGGCTGAGACACGACCGGCGGCGCTGGAGGCATACGGACACCATCGTGCAGTCCATCCGGTTCTGTCTCATGACTCCTGCAGACATCTTTGAGAAG GtgaaaacatcagagttctaccGTTACTCCAGACAACTGAGGCAGGAGGTGGATCAGGCCCTCAGCTATTTCCATGATGTCAACCAGCAGCCTCTGATGGAGACGCGATCCAACCGGATTCGCTCTGTCCGCCCGCAGACCGCCGTCTTCAGGGGGATGATCGGCCACAGCATGGTGAACAGCAAGATCCTGCTGCTGCAGCGTCCGAAG GTGTGGTGGGAACTGGAGGGTCCTCAGGTGCCGCTCAGACCGGACTGCTTGGCCATCGTCAATAACTTTGCCTTCCTGCTGGGCGGCGAGGAGCTGGGGCCTGACGGGGAGTTTCACGCCTCCTCCAAAGTTTATCGCTACGACCCTCGGCAGAACTCGTGGCTTCGCATGGCGGACATGTCTGTTCCCAG GTCAGAGTTCGCTGTCGGAGTCATCGGGAAGTTCATTTACGCAGTGGCAGGCCGCACCCGAGACGAGACGTTCTACTCCACAGAACGCTACGACATCACAGAGGACCGCTGGGAGTTTGTGGATCCGTATCCTGTAAACAAGTACGGCCATGAGGGGACCGTCCTAAACGGCAAACTGTACATCACAGGTGGGATcacgtcctcctccacctccaagCAGGTGTGTGTGTTCGATCCGGGTCGGGAGGCAGGcggaggtggaggtggag GCGGCTCGGACTCTCACAGGACACGCACAGCACGTGGCCCGCTGCTGCCGGGCACCCATGCCAGCTGCTGGGAGAACAAATCCAAAATGAACTACGCGCGCTGCTTCCACAAGATGATCTCCCACAACGGGAAGCTGTACGTGTTCGGAGGGGTGTGTGTGATCCTGCGGGCGTCCTTCGAGTCGCAGGGCTGCCCGTCCACTGAGGTGTACGACCCGGAGACGGACGAGTGGACCATCCTTGCCTCCATGCCCATCGGGCGCAGCGGCCACGGGGTGGCAGTGTTGGACAGGCAGATCATGGTGCTGGGCGGTCTGTGCTACAACGGCCACTACAGTGACTCCATCCTCACCTTCGACCCCGACGAGAACAAGTGGAAGGAGGACGAGTATCCCAGGATGCCTTGCAAACTGGACGGTCTGCAGGTGTGCAGCCTGCACTTCCCAGAGTATGTGCTGGAGCACGTCAGACGCTGCAGCTGA
- the eif2s3 gene encoding eukaryotic translation initiation factor 2 subunit 3 has product MAGDESGTTLGQPHLARQDLSTLNVSTLTPLSPEIISRQATINIGTIGHVAHGKSTVVKAISGVHTVRFKNELERNITIKLGYANAKVYKLDDPSCPRPECYRSCGSSTPDEFPTDIPGTKGNFKLVRHVSFVDCPGHDILMATMLNGAAVMDAALLLIAGNESCPQPQTSEHLAAIEIMKLKHILILQNKIDLVKESQAKEQYEQILAFVQGTVAEGAPIIPISAQLKYNIEVVCEYIDKKIPVPVRDFTSEPRLIVIRSFDVNKPGCEVDDLKGGVAGGSILKGVLKVGQEIEVRPGIVSKDHEGKLMCKPIFSKIVSLFAEHNDLQYAAPGGLIGVGTKIDPTLCRADRMVGQVLGAVGALPEIFTELEISYFLLRRLLGVRTEGDKKAAKVQKLSKNEVLMVNIGSLSTGGRVSAVKADLAKIVLTNPVCTEVGEKIALSRRVEKHWRLIGWGQIRRGVTITPTVDDD; this is encoded by the exons ATGGCGGGGGATGAGTCTGGTACAACGCTCGGTCAGCCTCACCTGGCCAGACAGGACCTTAGCACTTTG AACGTGTCGACCTTAACACCTTTGTCTCCAGAGATCATCAGCAGACAGGCCACCATTAATATCG GCACCATCGGTCACGTGGCCCATGGAAAGTCCACAGTAGTGAAGGCCATCTCTGGTGTTCACACCGTCAGGTTCAAGAACGAGCTGGAGAGGAACATCACCATTAAGCTCGGATATGCTAACGCCAAG GTCTACAAGCTGGACGACCCTAGCTGTCCCAGACCCGAGTGCTATAGGTCGTGTGGCAGCAGCACCCCTGATGAGTTTCCCACAGACATCCCTGGCACCAAGGGCAACTTCAAGCTGGTCAG ACACGTGTCGTTTGTGGACTGTCCCGGCCACGACATTCTCATGGCAACCATGTTGAACGGCGCTGCCGTCATGGATGCTGCCCTCCTGCTCATCG CGGGGAACGAGTCGTGTCCTCAGCCTCAGACGTCGGAGCATCTGGCTGCCATAGAGATCATGAAGCTGAAACACATCCTCATCCTCCAGAACAAGATCGACCTGGTGAAGGAGAGCCAGGCCAAGGAGCAGTACGAGCAGATCCTTGCCTTCGTCCAGG GCACAGTAGCTGAGGGAGCTCCCATCATTCCCATCTCTGCGCAGCTGAAGTACAACATCGAAGTGGTTTGCGAATACATCGACAAAAAGATCCCTGTTCCTGTCAGAGACTTCACCTCGGAGCCCCGCCTCATCG TCATCAGATCCTTTGACGTGAACAAACCAGGTTGTGAGGTGGATGACCTGAAGGGAGGCGTGGCAGGAGGAAGCATCCTGAAGGGTGTGCTGAAG GTGGGTCAGGAGATTGAGGTCCGGCCCGGAATCGTCTCCAAAGACCATGAGGGAAAGCTGATGTGCAAACCCATCTTCTCCAAGATCGTCTCTCTGTTTGCTGAACACAACGATCTGCAGTACGCCGCACCAGGAGGCCTCATCG GTGTCGGAACAAAGATCGACCCGACGTTGTGCCGAGCGGACCGTATGGTGGGTCAGGTGCTGGGGGCCGTTGGAGCGCTGCCAGAGATCTTCACCGAGCTGGAGATCTCCTATTTCCTCCTCAGAAGGCTGCTTGGAGTCCGCACAGAGGGGGACAAAAAGGCCGCCAAG GTCCAGAAGCTGTCCAAGAACGAGGTGCTGATGGTAAACATCGGCTCGCTGTCGACAGGCGGACGCGTCAGCGCCGTCAAGGCTGATCTGGCCAAGATCGTCCTCACCAACCCGGTGTGCACGGAGGTCGGAGAGAAGATCGCGCTCAGTCGGCGTGTGGAGAAACACTGGCG TCTGATCGGCTGGGGACAGATCAGAAGAGGCGTGACCATCACACCTACAGTGGACGACGACTGA